Part of the Cupriavidus basilensis genome is shown below.
AAGGCAAGTGCGGCAGTACACCGCACAACTCATGACTTTGTCGCGCTGTCCAACTTGTGGATGGCGCGCGGCAAACTGTGGCTGCCGGGGACTGAGCGCGTTTCTGGCTCGGGCCGATGCCTCGCGCGCAGCCCGCGAATGCTGCTCTGCGCGTGCCAGACAGCTTCGCTCCGGTCTGATAGGTTGGCGTCGTGGCACATTCGGCTTCCTGTCAAACATCCAGGCACAGTCGATTCGCGTTTGTGCAGAGCATCCCTAGCGATTCAGTAGCCGATATTCGCGTGGCGTGCAATCCATGATTTGTTTAAACGCGCGGGCGAATTCGCTCGGGCAGGAGAATCCGACCTCTAGTGCGATGGTTGTTATGGGCGTCCGCGAGGACTTAAGCAAGTCTGATGCCTTCCGAATTCTGAGGTTTAGCAGATACTTATATGGCGGAACACCGAATGAAGTCTTGAAAGCGCGAGTGAAGTGGAAGCGGCTGAGACCTACCCGTTCCGCCAAGGTTGCAAGATCAATCTTCTGATCCAGATTCTCTGATACAAATTCTCTGATGATGTTCCGTGCCCGAGACGAAAGGCCTCCCGAGCAACGCGATGATGAGGCGCTAACGTCGTTCTGTGCGTAGCGCACTTCCACGGCGAGCATCTCCACCAATGTCTCGAGATATAGCGGATCGACAGGCTCTCCATCGCTTCCAGAGCAAAGTTGTCGAAGCCTGTCTGAAAGTGGAAAAAGCAGATGTCCGGTGAGACCGAGAGAAGGGTGTAGGGGACTGCGGGTAGGTGTGGTTTCGGAATCCGCCTGGCCATGATCATCCTTGACCGATACAAGGATGCAGCCAATGTTGCTGCCTTGCCTAGCGAGCGCATGAAATTCTGTGTTTGCGGGGACGACATCAATTCCTCGATCTAGAGGGGATGATGTGGCAGAGCGCAGCCCGGATACGTGCCGCTCTCCGTCGACGAAGCTTCCACGGTCGAAAATCATGAACGTGTGTTGACTGCGACGAAACCGTGCGGAGTGAGGCTTGGCGCCGACCGATACCCTATGAATAGAGCACCATGGTGTATCCAGCAATGATGCAACGGGCACATCGATCAAATCTGCCGTCGCCAACTCCGAATATCCCAGGTTCTTCCACCAGTGGAAGTCGCCGGCGATTCCGCGGTTCGCCTCTTCGCGAGGGATCAAGGACATGTTTGTCTCCTATCAGCGGCGACTCTGGGGGCGCCTCCAGTTTACGCTTGGTTCCCTCGAAGTATATAAACGTATAAAATAAATTTAAACCGGTAAAAACCCGCACGAATATGCGCAATAAAGCACGTTTTTTTTGCTGAATGTGGCTGAGGCGGTATATTTGTGAATGCACCGTACGTTAGCGGCAGGGGGTCACATGAGTGAGACAGCGGCAGCAGAGCCTAGCCGGCGTTCGGTAGGCGAAAAGCGAGCGATGACGAAGGGCGGCCAATCTTCCAGGGTGGATGGCACGACACGAGCCCAAATTCTTTCGTCGGCGATGCGATGGTTCGCGAGGCGTGGGTTCGATGGCGCTTCGGTCACCCAGATTGCGGCTGACGCAGGTGTGCCCCAGCCACTAATCAA
Proteins encoded:
- a CDS encoding helix-turn-helix transcriptional regulator, coding for MSLIPREEANRGIAGDFHWWKNLGYSELATADLIDVPVASLLDTPWCSIHRVSVGAKPHSARFRRSQHTFMIFDRGSFVDGERHVSGLRSATSSPLDRGIDVVPANTEFHALARQGSNIGCILVSVKDDHGQADSETTPTRSPLHPSLGLTGHLLFPLSDRLRQLCSGSDGEPVDPLYLETLVEMLAVEVRYAQNDVSASSSRCSGGLSSRARNIIREFVSENLDQKIDLATLAERVGLSRFHFTRAFKTSFGVPPYKYLLNLRIRKASDLLKSSRTPITTIALEVGFSCPSEFARAFKQIMDCTPREYRLLNR